A part of Olleya sp. Bg11-27 genomic DNA contains:
- a CDS encoding DUF983 domain-containing protein gives MFKKGSKLYSIFTGACPKCHKESMYTDTNPYHVSQLFSMHERCTHCNTKYKIEPSFFYGSMYVSYGVGIAFAVAAFVISYFFLGSTPNVAFIAIVCTLIVFYPIIVRLSRNIWINIFMSYDKKLAFKNKKLDSK, from the coding sequence ATGTTTAAAAAAGGCTCTAAATTATACTCTATATTTACAGGTGCTTGCCCAAAGTGTCATAAAGAATCAATGTACACAGATACTAACCCTTATCACGTAAGTCAACTTTTTAGTATGCACGAGCGCTGTACTCACTGTAACACTAAATATAAAATTGAACCCTCTTTTTTTTATGGCTCCATGTATGTTAGCTATGGCGTAGGGATTGCCTTTGCTGTTGCTGCTTTTGTTATCAGTTATTTCTTTTTAGGAAGCACACCAAACGTGGCCTTTATAGCAATAGTATGTACATTGATCGTGTTTTATCCAATCATTGTAAGACTGTCAAGAAATATATGGATCAATATTTTTATGAGTTATGATAAAAAATTAGCTTTTAAAAACAAAAAATTAGACTCTAAGTAA